In the Streptomyces cinnamoneus genome, TGTCCTGCGACCGAAGCCTAACGGGCCGTGACGGACGAGAAAGGGTGAGCCCCGCGCGCCCGCCGCCCGCCGACGCGAGACGATCAGTGGGTGGAACTGACTCTCCTCGGCACCGGGGCCCCCGAGGGGCTGCCGCGCCCCGGCTGCCCCTGCGCCTCCTGCGCCACCGCGACCGGTGACGACGCGCGGGCGGCGACCGCCCTGCTCGTGGACGACGCCCTGCTGCTGGACCTCACGCCCGGGCCGGCCTTCGCCGCGGCCCGCGCCGGGCGGTCCGTCGCCGGGGTGCGGCAGGTGCTGCTCTCGCACCCGCACGACGGGCCCGCCGTGGAGTTCCCGGCCGGGCTGCCCACGCCGGTGCGGGTGCCGGACGGGCGTGAGCTGTCGGTGATCAGCGGGCACCGGGTGCGGGCGGTGGCCCTGGACGCGCCCGGCACGGGCTACGAGGTGACGGGCCCCGATGGGGAGCGGCTGCTGTACCTGCCGCCGGGCGGCGCGCCCGCCGGGATGTCCGGTGCGCCGGGCCCGTACGCGATGGTGCTGCTCGACGCGGTGGGACGGCCGGACGCCCTGGCCCGCCTGCGGGAGACGGGCGCGGCCGGGCCGACGACGGACGTCGTCGCGGTGCACCTCGACCACGACACTCCGCCGGGCCGCGAGCTGCACCGGCGGCTGGCCGCGGTGGGGGCCCGGGCGGTGCCGGACGGCACCACGCTCGTCGTCGGCGACTTCCACGCCGTGCCGGATGTGCCGCGGCGGACGCTGGTGCTGGGCGGGGCCCGCTCGGGCAAGTCGGTGGAGGCCGAGCGGCGGCTGGACGCCTTCCCCGGCGTGCTCTACGTGGCCACCAGCGGCTCCCGCGAGGGCGACCTCGACTGGGCGGCGCGGGTGGCCCGCCACCGCGAGCGCCGCCCCGGCTCCTGGCGCACGGCGGAGACCTGCGACCTGGTCCCGCTGCTGGCGGCGGACGGTCCGCCGCTGCTGATCGACTGTCTGGCGCTGTGGCTGACCGACGCGATGGACTCCGTCGGGGCGTGGGACGACGCCACCTGGCACAACGGCGGGGCGGCGGCGCTGGCCGGGCGGGTGGCGGAGCTGGTGGCGGCGATACGGGCCACGCCGCGCACCGTGGTGCTGGTGAGCAACGAGGTGGGCTCGGGCGTGGTGCCCGCGACGGCGTCGGGGCGGCGCTTCCGGGACGAGCTGGGGCGGCTGAACGCCATGGTCGGGGACGAGTGCGAGCACGTGGTGCTGGTGGTCGCGGGACAGGCGCTGCCGCTGCGCGGGTGAGACCGCCGCGACGCGGCGGCCCCGGGAGCGCCCCGGCGCCCCACGGGCCCCGCCCCGCACCGGGGATACCGTCACCTCGCGCGGGTAGTGTTTCGCGGATGAGCGGTCTGAATCTTGATGACTTCGCCACGCTGATCGAGCGCCCCGACTCCGGTGTGCGCCGGGACGCCGAGGAGCGGCGGGAGCGGATCGGGCCGCGGCCCGGCGCCCTGGGGCGGCTGGACGAGCTCGGCGAGTGGCTCGCCGCCGCCCAGGGGGCGGTGCCGGTGAAGCCGGTGACGCGCCCCAAGGCGGTGCTGTTCGCCGGCGACCACGGCGTCGCGGAGCTGGGTGTCTCGGGCGGCCCGGCGGAGGGCGCGCGGACGCTCGTGCGCGCGGCGCTCGACGGCCTCGGCACCGGCGCGATCCTGGCCCGGCGGGCCGGCGTGGAGCTGCGCGTCGTGGACATGTCGCTGGACTGCGACCCGGCCGACCTGCCCGGGGACGTCACGCGGCACCGGGTGCGGCGCGGTTCGGGCCGGATCGACGTCGAGGACGCGCTGACCGCCGAGGAGGCGGAGCGGGCGTTCCGCGCCGGGATGGCGGTGGCCGACGAGGAGGCCGACTCGGGCACGGACCTCGTGGTCCTCGGTGACCTGAGCGTCGGCGGCACCACCGCCGCGGGGGTCCTGATCGCCGCGCTGTGCGGGACGGACGCCTCCGTGGTCACCGGGCGGGGCGGCTTCGGTATCGACGACCTGGCGTGGATGCGCAAGTGCGCGGCGATCCGCGACGCGCTGCGCCGGGCCCGCCCGGTCCTGGGCGACCAGCTCCAGCTGCTGGCGGCCGTGGGCGGCGCGGACCTCGCGGCGATGACGGGCTTCCTGCTCCAGAGCGCCGTGCGCCGCACCCCGGTGATCCTCGACGGCGTGGTCTGCGCCGCGGCCGCGCTGGTGGGCCAGCGGGTGGCGTTCCGGGCCCCGGACTGGTGGCTGGCGGGGCAGGCGGCCGGCGATCCGGCCCAGGCGAAGGCGCTGGACCGGATGGCGCTCAACCCTCTCCTCGATCACGGCGTCACTGTGGGCGAGGGGACAGGGGCGCTGCTGGCTCTGCCGCTGGTGCAGGCGGCCGCGGCCCTGGCGGCGGAACTCCCCGAGCACGCCTGACGGCGGACGGACGGCCGGTGGCCGGGCACGTCGTGAGCGCACGGAATCCCGCCGCACATGGGCCCCATATGATCAATTTTCATGGGAGAAGTCCGTTTGACTCCGGATGAGAGCGTCCGCGACGGCGTCTGGCAGCGGCGTGCCGCCGGCTTCGCCGTGTGGTACCTGCGCGTCGTCACGTTCATCAATCTGCTCGGCGCGGTCTGGGTGTCCTTCGGGACGGACATCCGCCGCCACAACGTCGAGGAGTTCTTCACCCCCTACCTGCTGGCGGCGGGCTTCTCGCCGGCGCTGGTGTCGCTGTTCATGGCGATCACCCTGCGCCGGCGCAAGCGGGCCGCGTGGATCCTCAACCTGGTGCTGGCCGGGCTGCTGCTGCTCCTGCTGGCCTTCGTGATGGCCTTCCCCGAGTTCCGGCGGCACGGCCTGAACTGGATCTCGCTGGTGCTCACGGCCCTGTTCGTGACCGCGCTGCTGGTGGGCCGGCGGGAGTTCTACGCCAAGGGGGACCGGTCCAACCCCAAGCTGGCCTCGGCCGTCGCGGCGGGCGGCCTGCTGGTCACCTCGCTGATCGCCGCCGGCCTGGTCACCGTCACCAACGAGGCCACCGACGAGCAGCGGTCCACCTTCCTCGACCGCTGGCACTACGGCGTGATGCGGCTGATCTCGATCGCCGCCGACGACTCGCGCTACGCGGGCATCGCCCCTCCCGGCTGGGTCGACGTCGTCATCAACGTGATGAGCACGGTCCTGCTGATCCTCGTCGTCTTCGCGGCCTTCCGCTCCCGCCGGGCCACCGACCCGCTCACCGCCGAGGACGAGACGCGCCTGCGCGGCCTGCTCGACCGGTGGGGCGACCGGGACTCGCTCGGCTACTTCGCGCTGCGCCGCGAGAAGAGCGTCATCTGGTCCCCCTCCGGCAAGGCGGCGGTCACCTACCGCGTCCTCGGCGGCGTCTCCCTGGCCTCCGGCGACCCCATCGGCGACCCCGAGGCCTGGCCCGGGGCCATCGAGCCGTGGCTGACCCAGGCGCGCGAGCACGGCTGGATCCCCGCCGTCATGGGCGCGAGCGAGGAGGGCGGCACGATCTACGCCCGGCACGGCCTGGACGCCCTGGAGCTGGGCGACGAGGCCATCGTGGACACCGCCGAGTTCACCCTCGACGGCCGGGCGATGCGCACCGTGCGCCAGGCCTACAACCGCGTCAAGCGCGCCGGTTACACCGTCACCGTGCGGCGGCACGAGGACATTCCCGAGCCGGAGATGGCCGAGCTGCTGCGCCGCGCCGACGACTGGCGCGACGGCGCGACCGAGCGCGGCTTCTCCATGGCGCTGGGCCGTCTCGGCGACCCGGACGACGGCCGCTGCGTGATGCTCGAGTGCCACGACGCCGAGGGCCGGCTGCGGGCCCTGCTCAGCTTCGTGCCGTGGGGCCCCAAGGGGCTGTCGCTGGACCTGATGCGCCGTGACCGGGACTCGGAGAACGGCCTGATGGAGTTCATGGTCATCGAACTGCTCCAGCGGGCCGTGTCGCTGGGCGTCACCCAGGTGTCGCTGAACTTCGCGATGTTCCGCTCGGTCTTCGAGCGCGGCTCCAAGCTGGGCGCCGGCCCGGTGCTGCGGATGTGGCGCTCGCTGCTCAGCTTCTTCTCCCGCTGGTGGCAGATCGAATCGCTCTACCGAGCAAATGCGAAATACCGTCCCATCTGGGAGCCTCGTTTCATGCTGTTCGAGAAGAGCAGTGACCTGCTGAGGATCGGCGTCGCCGGCGCCCGGGCCGAGGGCTTCCTGGAGGCCCCCGGCCTGCCCAAGTGGCTCAACCGCAAACACCTGGAGAGCCGGCGATGAACCGCGCGGCGCTGCTCCGCGCCGCGCGCACCGAATGGGGCCCGCTCTATACGGCCGTGTGGGGGACGTTCGCCCGCGAACGGCTGAGGGCGGTCCCCATGACCCTCACGGCCGTGGCCCTCACCGCGGTCTTCCAGATCGTCCAGAACCAGCCCTGGGGCTTCCAGCCCGTCCAGCGGATCGGCTCGGTCCAGGCCCAGCTGCCGTGGTGGCTCGCCCTGCTGCGCACCCCCCTGTCGCTGTTCGTCCCCGCACTGGACCTCCCGGTGTGGGGGGCGCTGGCGCAGCTCCTGCTCGTCTTCGGGATCGCCGAGGCGTGCCTGGGCATGGGGCGCACCCTGGCCGTCGGCTACCTCGCCACCCTGGCGGGGACGATGTACGCCCGCCTCGCCATCGCCATCGGCCCCGCCTCCCTCCTGGGACTGCCGCCGGAGGCCGCCAAGGTGATCGACACCGGCCCGTCGGCGGCGGTCGTGGGCCTCGCGGTCTACGTCTCCTGGCGCTACCGCGCCTGGTTCACCTGCGGCCTGGTGGTGCTGGCCATGGTCGGCGAGGCGCTCGTCAAGCCCAACCTCGCCGGCAAGGAGCACATCGCCGCCGTCGCGGCGATGCTCGTGGCGTGCGGCGCCGACGAGGTCCGCCGGCGCCACAAGCCCCGCCGGGACGCCCACCGGGAGCGGGATCAGCGGTCGGGGGCGCCCGCCACCAGGTCGTGAAGCCGGTTCCGCACCGCCGCCCAGCGCGCGTCGTGCCGGTAGGCGCGCACGCGCGACCGGCGCCGGGCCCGGGGCCTGTTGCGGTAGAAGCGCCGCGCCCACGGGGAGCCCGGCCGGGCCAGCCGCACCGCTCCGACCAGGGCCACGAACGGCACCACGGCCCCGATCAGGGCCATCCGCGGCTTGCCCTTCGCCAGGGCGAACAGCGCGATCAGGAAGTTGACCGACACGTTCGCGACCACGATGCCCCGGTCGTGCAGCTCGTCCGGCGTCAGCTCGTTGACGCCGAACGGCAGGAAGCCGGCGAGCAGCAGCGTCACCAGCGCCGCCGTCAGCACCACGATCTCCACGCTCTTGCGGCCCTGCTCGGTCCAGTACACGTCGTCCAGGTGCAGGACCAGCGCGAACTCGTCCAGCACCAGCCCGGCGCCCGCCCCGAACAGCACGGCCGAGACGGCCGCCCCCACGCCGTGCTGCCCCTCGGCGACGGCCCCGAAGCCGCCCACCACCATCAGCACCACGCCGGGCACCACGTGGTGCACGTGCAGCCCGCCCGGCCGGATGTTGCGGAAGGGCCCCCGCCCGGCCCGGATGAGGCGGGTGATGACGCGGGTGACGAGAAAGGTGAGCACGAAGGAGGTGAGCGCCAGCAGGAGCGGCAGCTTGCCCGGGTCGACGATGTTCCGTGCCAGCCAGTGACCCATGTTCCGCTCCCGCGTCGTGCCTCCCGGCCAACGTACTGCCGGAACCGGCCCGATACCCTGCCCGCGATGACCGACACGACCTCCGCCCGGCCCACCCCCGGCGACGCCCTGCGCTTCGCCTTCGGCACCCTGACGGTGCTGCCGGTGCGGCTGACCCGGTGGGACCGCCCCGCCGCCCGCGGCGGGATGCTCGCGGCCCCCCTGGCCGGGCTCGTCGTGGGCTTCTGCGCCGCCGCCGTCGGCACGCTGTTCCTGTTGCTGGGCGCCGGTTCGCTGCCGGCCGCCGTGGCCACCGTCGCCGTGCCGGCCGTGCTCACCCGGGCCCTGCACCTGGACGGGCTGGCCGACGTCGCCGACGGACTGGGCAGCGGCAAGCCCGCCGAGGACGCGCTGCGCGTCATGAAGCGGTCCGACATCGGCCCGTTCGGCGTCGTCGCCCTCCTGCTGACCCTCCTCGGCCAGGTCGCGGCGCTCGACAGCCTGTACGGCCGGAGCGCGACGGCCGGGGCCCTCGGGGCCATCACCGCCGCCCTCGCCGCCCGCTGCGCCCTGACGCTCGCCTCCCGCGCCGGGGTGCCGGCCGCCCGGCCGGAGGGGCTGGGCGCGGCCGTGGCGGGAACGGTGCCCCTGCCGGCCGCGCTGACCGCCACGGCGCTTTCGGCCGGCGCGGCCGCGGCCGCGGGCGCGCTCCTCGGCCGGTACGGCGCGGTGCACGGCGCGGTGGCCGTGCTCCTCGCGCTGGGCGCCGGCGAGCTGATGCTGCGTCACTGCCGGCGCAGGTTCGGCGGCGTCACCGGAGACGTCTTCGGCGCCCTGGCCGAAACCGCCGGCACCGTCGCCCTCCTCGCCCTGACCCTGGGCTGAGCGCCCCGGCGGGGATACGCTCTCGCGTGCCGGACGGCCCGGCCCCGGGCGACGGATGCATGACGCATACGATGGCGCAGGGTGCGGCCGGCCCATCACCCCCAGCGGCCGAGGAACTCGACGGAAGTAGGGACACCCACCACCGTGACTGCTCTGACTCTCAGCACCTCCAGCGCGGCGACGCTGCGCGCGGACGCCGTCGTCGTCGGCGTGGCCAAGGGCCCGAAGGGACCCGTCGTCGCCCCCGGCGGCGAGGCCGTCGACAACGCCTTCGACGGAAAGCTGGCGACCGTCCTGGAGACCCTCGGCGCCTCCGGCGGCGAGGGCGAGGTGACCAAGCTGCCCGCCGCCGCCGGCATCAAGGCGCCGGTCGTGCTGGCGGTCGGCCTCGGCGACCTGCCCGCCGACGGCGACGGCTTCGCCGAGGAGGCGCTGCGCCGCGCCGCGGGCGTCGCCGCCCGCACGCTGACCGGCACCAAGAAGGCCGCGTTCGCGCTGCCCGTCCCGGACGCGGAGTCCGTCGCGGCCGTCGGCGAGGGCGTCGTCCTCGGCGCGTACGCCTTCACGGCCTACCGGGGCACCGCGGGCAAGAGCGGGAAGGGCGCCAAGAACGACAAGTCCGCCCCGCTCGCCGAGGCGACGATCCTGGGCGCCAAGCCCCGCGACAAGGCGTCCAAGGCCGCCGTCGAGCGGGCCCAGGCCGTGGCCGCCGAGGTCAACCGCGCCCGCGACCTCGTCAACATGCCCTCCAACGACCTCAACCCCAAGGCCTTCGCCGCCCACACCCAGGCCGCGGCCAAGGAGTTCGGCCTCAAGGTCGAGGTGCTGGACGAGAAGGCGCTGCTCAAGGGCGGCTTCGGCGGCCTCATGGGCGTCGGCCAGGGCTCGGACAACCCGCCGCGCCTGGTGCGCGTCGCCTACACCCACCCCAAGGCGGCCAAGACCCTGGCCCTGGTCGGCAAGGGCATCACCTACGACTCGGGCGGCATCTCGCTGAAGCCGGCCGGCCACAACGAGACCATGAAGTGCGACATGGCCGGCGCCGCCGCCGTCCTCGCCGCCGTCGTGGCCGTCGCCCGGCTCGGCCTGGAGGTCAACGTCACGGGCTGGCTGGCCCTCGCGGAGAACATGCCCTCCGGCAACGCCACCCGTCCGGGCGACGTGCTGCGCATGTACAGCGGCAAGACCGTCGAGGTGCTCAACACCGACGCCGAGGGCCGGCTGGTCCTGGCCGACGCCCTCACCCGCGCCTCGGAGGAGAACCCGGACGCGATCGTGGACGTCGCCACCCTCACGGGTGCCATGGTCCTCGCGCTCGGCAACCGCACCTTCGGTGTGATGGCGAACGACGACGCGTTCCGCACCTCGCTGTACGAGATCGCCGAGGAGGTCGGCGAGCAGGCCTGGCCGATGCCGCTCCCCGCCGACCTGCGTAAGAGCATGGACTCCCCGGTCGCCGACATGGCCAACATGGGCGAGCGCATGGGCGGCGGCCTGGTCGCCGGCCTCTTCCTCCAGGAGTTCGTGGGCGAGGGCATCACCTGGGCCCACCTGGACATCGCGGGCCCGGCCTTCCACGAGAGCGCCCCGTACGGCTACACCCCCAAGGGCGGCACCGGCTCCGCGGTCCGCACGCTGGTGCGGCTGGCCGAGCGCACCGCCGCCGGCGACCTGGGCTGAGGTCGATTCGCGCCGTATGGACCGGGGTGCGACCCGGTCCGTACGGCGTGCGTTCGCTCTCGACGAAACCTCAACGTCAACGCGGGCTCCTACGCGCGAGTAACCCTCGAAGGTGACGCATCCGTCGTCCCTCAGCCCGGCCCGGCGTCCCGCCGCCCGTCAAC is a window encoding:
- a CDS encoding bifunctional adenosylcobinamide kinase/adenosylcobinamide-phosphate guanylyltransferase translates to MELTLLGTGAPEGLPRPGCPCASCATATGDDARAATALLVDDALLLDLTPGPAFAAARAGRSVAGVRQVLLSHPHDGPAVEFPAGLPTPVRVPDGRELSVISGHRVRAVALDAPGTGYEVTGPDGERLLYLPPGGAPAGMSGAPGPYAMVLLDAVGRPDALARLRETGAAGPTTDVVAVHLDHDTPPGRELHRRLAAVGARAVPDGTTLVVGDFHAVPDVPRRTLVLGGARSGKSVEAERRLDAFPGVLYVATSGSREGDLDWAARVARHRERRPGSWRTAETCDLVPLLAADGPPLLIDCLALWLTDAMDSVGAWDDATWHNGGAAALAGRVAELVAAIRATPRTVVLVSNEVGSGVVPATASGRRFRDELGRLNAMVGDECEHVVLVVAGQALPLRG
- a CDS encoding phosphatidylglycerol lysyltransferase domain-containing protein, whose product is MGEVRLTPDESVRDGVWQRRAAGFAVWYLRVVTFINLLGAVWVSFGTDIRRHNVEEFFTPYLLAAGFSPALVSLFMAITLRRRKRAAWILNLVLAGLLLLLLAFVMAFPEFRRHGLNWISLVLTALFVTALLVGRREFYAKGDRSNPKLASAVAAGGLLVTSLIAAGLVTVTNEATDEQRSTFLDRWHYGVMRLISIAADDSRYAGIAPPGWVDVVINVMSTVLLILVVFAAFRSRRATDPLTAEDETRLRGLLDRWGDRDSLGYFALRREKSVIWSPSGKAAVTYRVLGGVSLASGDPIGDPEAWPGAIEPWLTQAREHGWIPAVMGASEEGGTIYARHGLDALELGDEAIVDTAEFTLDGRAMRTVRQAYNRVKRAGYTVTVRRHEDIPEPEMAELLRRADDWRDGATERGFSMALGRLGDPDDGRCVMLECHDAEGRLRALLSFVPWGPKGLSLDLMRRDRDSENGLMEFMVIELLQRAVSLGVTQVSLNFAMFRSVFERGSKLGAGPVLRMWRSLLSFFSRWWQIESLYRANAKYRPIWEPRFMLFEKSSDLLRIGVAGARAEGFLEAPGLPKWLNRKHLESRR
- a CDS encoding adenosylcobinamide-GDP ribazoletransferase, encoding MTDTTSARPTPGDALRFAFGTLTVLPVRLTRWDRPAARGGMLAAPLAGLVVGFCAAAVGTLFLLLGAGSLPAAVATVAVPAVLTRALHLDGLADVADGLGSGKPAEDALRVMKRSDIGPFGVVALLLTLLGQVAALDSLYGRSATAGALGAITAALAARCALTLASRAGVPAARPEGLGAAVAGTVPLPAALTATALSAGAAAAAGALLGRYGAVHGAVAVLLALGAGELMLRHCRRRFGGVTGDVFGALAETAGTVALLALTLG
- a CDS encoding nicotinate-nucleotide--dimethylbenzimidazole phosphoribosyltransferase, coding for MSGLNLDDFATLIERPDSGVRRDAEERRERIGPRPGALGRLDELGEWLAAAQGAVPVKPVTRPKAVLFAGDHGVAELGVSGGPAEGARTLVRAALDGLGTGAILARRAGVELRVVDMSLDCDPADLPGDVTRHRVRRGSGRIDVEDALTAEEAERAFRAGMAVADEEADSGTDLVVLGDLSVGGTTAAGVLIAALCGTDASVVTGRGGFGIDDLAWMRKCAAIRDALRRARPVLGDQLQLLAAVGGADLAAMTGFLLQSAVRRTPVILDGVVCAAAALVGQRVAFRAPDWWLAGQAAGDPAQAKALDRMALNPLLDHGVTVGEGTGALLALPLVQAAAALAAELPEHA
- a CDS encoding leucyl aminopeptidase codes for the protein MTALTLSTSSAATLRADAVVVGVAKGPKGPVVAPGGEAVDNAFDGKLATVLETLGASGGEGEVTKLPAAAGIKAPVVLAVGLGDLPADGDGFAEEALRRAAGVAARTLTGTKKAAFALPVPDAESVAAVGEGVVLGAYAFTAYRGTAGKSGKGAKNDKSAPLAEATILGAKPRDKASKAAVERAQAVAAEVNRARDLVNMPSNDLNPKAFAAHTQAAAKEFGLKVEVLDEKALLKGGFGGLMGVGQGSDNPPRLVRVAYTHPKAAKTLALVGKGITYDSGGISLKPAGHNETMKCDMAGAAAVLAAVVAVARLGLEVNVTGWLALAENMPSGNATRPGDVLRMYSGKTVEVLNTDAEGRLVLADALTRASEENPDAIVDVATLTGAMVLALGNRTFGVMANDDAFRTSLYEIAEEVGEQAWPMPLPADLRKSMDSPVADMANMGERMGGGLVAGLFLQEFVGEGITWAHLDIAGPAFHESAPYGYTPKGGTGSAVRTLVRLAERTAAGDLG